TGTCAGCGTCTTGTGAATTAAGTTACTCGTAATTGAATCCCCGAAATGGATGGAGTAATAGCGTTAGCGCGAATTGATATCACTAtcgatttatcgatttttgattttttaaacatgcACAGAAGATAAAGAAATACGGGATCATTGtgcaaattatttcaaacacCATTTCTCAATTACCGATATGTTACATTTGCGATAAAAGTTTTGTTTTCCAATTGCACACTGTACCGCTCCGTACGATAATCAAGTGTTCAAATTGTTCAAACAACTTCGGCTATGCTGATCATTCAGCTGGGATTGTCGAATAAGTATGATCTTAATTAGATAGCATAATTGTCCTGAAATGATTTATAATTCGCGAAGTacaaaatcataaaaatatgttcatTAGTTGAAATGGATCTTGCGTAAATTAATTGCTGTTTAATGGGACTGGCGTATTTTTAGCTCTTGTCCCATTGGGCAGTGAATTTGGTGAATGAGAAAACTTGTGctctaattttaaatttcatggCATTCCAGGTGCTGTTTATAGAAATAGCCGCAACGTGAACGCTGGTGCGTAAACCTGATTTCTGACCTTTCCACGCTCTTCTCGTACACGAGCTATCGTTCCAACGGATTCATCGACGGATCGAGTGCACGCATAGGACGACATTGACTAACCTGGACGGTCAAGGTGATTGGGGCACAGCATTCGGTCTGCCCGTAACCCTCGACGATCAGGCATCCCAGAACGCATCTCGCAAAGGTAAGAACGTTGCCCGACAAAGGCGCTGAGCCCACCATAATCAATCTGAGTCGTCCTCCCATTCCATCCTGTATCTTCTTGAAGACGACCTTGTCCCAAAAACTGTTGTTCCTTACTATGCTCTTCTTGATTTCCGACTCCTTCGCTCGCAAGGCCATGTTGAATAGCATCCGTTTAAGAAACGAGCCTTGGAGTTCTGCTGTTACCTGTCAAATTTAGTTATTCTTGAAGTGTACTCTAGTTGAGTGACGGAACGAGGAAACTGTTTATATAGTGGTGGGTGATAAATCtgtctgtatatgtatactggATACGATGTGCGAGTATACTGCCGCCGGAGTTTATAGtgttacataaatatatatctatttacTGAACCTTTTGAAGAAACTTTACTCCTCAGCCTTGGATAAAAATTGCTATAAAGGAAACGGTAATATCGGAAATTTTGGGACTGGGTGAAAGCTTCGTTGAGTATAATCCGCGATCAAATGTTGGGCTCTTATATGATCGTAAATCAAAAAGTCTTTGATTGCATCTCGACGTTAAGGAAAGATAAATAAGCGTGCGGTCAGCCAACAACTTACGTGCAACTTGATCAATTGATTTGTGGAAAAATTCGCATTAATCGATTCcgtagtaaaaatatttacagggCAGGCGTGTATTTTCACACCGACAAAAATCCAACTCGTTTCTCTGCAAAGTCGAAAGCTCTTAACACTTCCGTTTGTTTGCTTTTATTATATACGCAAAAGCGTTCTGAAAACTATTAAATCACGCAACGTTTTAGTCCAACTATCATCAGCCATATAAAACGAATTTCCGTCGTAGCGGCAAAATCTGTGAATAACGACGAAAATAGAAACCCGACTTGCCGTAGAGCTTTTAACTAAATCTCACCTTGTCATAGATTCGATTGAGTAGTCTCGGAACGGCGGGCATCACCGTCGGCTTTAGAGCTTTCATATCCTCCGTCAAATGTTTGATGTCTCCACTGTAAAAGCCCACCGCGCCACCCACCATGTACATTCCATTCTCGCAGCACCGTTCCAGCATATGTGCCAGAGGAAGAAAACTGATCATAACGTCCTTGGCGGTGGGCCTGTGGTCCCCGAATTGGAGGAGCACAGCGCAGACGCCGGCTACCACATTCTGATGGGTCAGCATGACACCCTTAGGATTCCCCGTCGTCCCGGATGTGTAACAGATGGTGCAAAGGTCAGTTGGACGAGGAGGTACTTCGGGGTAGTCCTTTTGGGAACCGAGACGCTCGACCTCGTCGAACCTCAGGAGTTCAACGCCTCGGTTTTTCGCCCGTTGTTTCGTGGCGGGTCTGATGTCCTTCATTACGACCAGCTTCCTGAGACACCTCGGTGCTTTGTCCAACAGAAGATTGCACTTCTTGTCGTCCTCGCAAACTACCAAACTGATCTCTGCCTGGTTGATAATGTAGGCGCAGGCGTCCGGTCCCAAGGTGTCGTAGAGAGGTACGACCACCAAGGAGTAATTGTAGCATGCCTGTTCTGTGAGTACCCATTCGGGACAATTTTGACTGTAGAGTCCTATCAATGTCTGAGGTCCGGGAACAAGGCCGCAGGCGATTAATCCTGAGCCCAAGTTCCTCGCGCGCAGCAACGTCTCGTTGTAGTGCAGCCATTGATAaggtttattttttccttcgtgcCATCCAAGGCATGGCCCATTGTCTGTCAACAAAATGCGAACTTGGCAATATCTGCGAACGAAAATATATGTAACATACGGTGCACCTAGTCCGTCTCGACGACCAGTCAGGCCttggtattttatattttttatttgttttacagAAAATGTTAGTTATTTCTTCTAATCTTGCGAATCTTGGGGTTTGCGGTACGCTGGCTTTAACTTAGCTCTAACTATCCCTCGAAATGTACAAATCAAAGTAGATATATTCGAGGATTATGAACTGAATTTAGGTAATTTCAACTGTCAAAGAATGCGCAACAGAGAGAGCCCAAGCTTAATTGAGAAAAGCATAAGCTTATCTAATCGTGGAAAATCTATTTATTGACTGATATTTTTGTTTGGCGAGCTTTTCCTTGGACCACCTGTCCTCCGTATGTTATCTTAATATAAGTCTGAAATAAGTGGTTTGAATCAAACTTGCCAAACTGTGCAACCCATCTTTTCGCATTGAAAATTTGGTAAGTAAAATTAACAGAACtgttattatttgtttaatgAGACCGAGTCATCGCTGTCGAATCGTTTATAAATTAAGACACTCAGTCCAGCTTAGAAATTCGATTGAACAGagttttttaattgaaaatatcccATTTGTAAAACAGACGCGCTGACCACGTGACCAGTCGTCAATTATTACAACTGTCAACGTTCCTTCTGTTAAATATACAGATGCCATTggagcaataaaaaaaagccAATACTTAACTATTAATGGACATTCGCGCAGAAGGATTGTAgatttgttataaaaattacaaacgtTTAAAAGTGATACTCGTCTGCGTATGTCGTTTAATGCGACACATCACGTCTTAACCATTATTCGTGTTTATCGTAACATAGTTTATTGACCAATTCTAACACACGCAATACATCAAAGGTCGCGCTTACACCGGTGAAGAGGAAGTGGGCGTGGTCGACGTCAAGCTTGAGTGgttgattaaaaattggtTCAGGTTTAATGAAGACTTACTAGACTCTTTAGCACCCCTTCGGAATGAGTCGTAGAGAGTTCTTGTGTCCTCGTGAATGTAGCTGACGAATTTGCCATCCTTGCTGTCCTTGTAGAATTTTGACACTCTGACAAGCTCGGCACCCTGAAACCAAAGGTTTCCCAAACTTAAATTATATCCGATATTGCGTAACCGATCGGCAAAGCACTACACTAAATATAGCATGAAGCAGTACTGTGTAGCCCGAGACAAACAGACGGATGATTTTCCTATTTTTGATTAGATAACGATTCCCGTGTTAATTTTTGGCTCGCTCTAAAGTCTATACATTGCAATCACATAGACAAGCCGCATAAATTCCAATCAAATTTGCAAGTATACAGTATCACTTTGATGATGTTAAACAACCGGCCACGGCGCTTTTGCCTCATTTTagttttcactattttctccCTCATCGGCAGCTTTgttcttctatttttcttgaataaatcGCGTGGTTTCACAGACCAATCATCAATCATACGGTAGCTAGGTAAGGTTGTCTCATTTCTTCTGGAACCTCTTCAAAAGTGTTAAATTTACACGTAGCAAGGTCAACTGTACGAAAGAATGTTTCAAGTACAGATGCCGACCGGTACAACGCGAGTCCTTGATGCATATTTGCTGGCGAAAGGGCCAGAGGCGGATACCATCAAGGATGCAAAACGCGTGATGCAATATTtgcaaaagttttccaaatgaCGCGAAAAATAGACGAATCGACGTATCGGGATGCGGTAACATtggcgaataaaaaatgtagcTCGTCAAGTAACCTTGAGTATCTCCGACTGCTCGTTAAGGTCTATCGGACTTCGTATCATTTCGTATGAAAAGGAACCAGGCACTCAGAGAACCGCCCTCGAGGCCTCGATTGAACCTTCCAAGCACTCGCGGATATGAAAATTTCCTCCAGGTACACAATATGAACTGCACGACACCTGCACCACACCGTGACTACCGTCTCCTGGTCCGGCGAATAACGGGGTTGCTTCGCGAAGATGCCTCTTTTCCCCCGAGTATCTCCAAGCTCTGTCACGCGGTCCGCGTCTCATTCGTCCTTCCCTCCCCTCGAAGAGACTAGCGAGCGACTTAAACTCTCGGCCATTTAAATATAGGCTCGCATATTGAGGGACGCTGGCGACGCTGAACTTATTGGACGAGGGCCAGCTTCGACGGTAAACACTCTCCCCGTCGGAGGCCATCCCCTCTAAGAGACGTCGAGAGCTGGGCCCTCGCGACGCAGGCGTAATCTCTGCATCACCTGACTTACTTATCCCGATGTTAAAATACAGCTAACAACTACCCGAGAGCAGATGGGGAAGCGCGGGATCCTGCCAACATTTCGgaccgtcgcgtcgcgtcgcgtcgcatCGCGGGGAACGGCTGCTTTATTTTACCGCCAGTAAGTACGTTTACTCTGCATCGCACGAGGGAACACCGGACCCGGGGATCTCGTCGTTTAGAGAATGTTCACCCCTAGGAAGATGACTAAACGCCGTTGCTTTCGCGGTTACACGACCTGCTCTACCCTCCCGATACGTCTAACTTTTGGTCCCCTGAACGATGTCTTCTTcggtgaaaagtttttatcTCAAATTTATTGAACATTCCTTCACCATTTTAGCTGTAACGACAATTTAAAGCCAACAATTTGACACCAATTTTAGTTCAAAAATCTGTTCTCAGCCTCAAAGCTCAATGTTTAATCTGATAGAAAAGTATcaacgaattattttttgatttaaaaCGGCTggatgaatataaaaatacacttCAAATGATTCTCGAATTTCCCGTCTATACTCATTCGGGTTATATTTAGCGGCCGCCAAGTACCATACACAGAACCATTATGCCGAGTACCAATTGCGAGGCATTGCCTCAATAACTTCTGCACAATGATAACTCTGAATTATGTTTCATTTCGCGGAAGGATTGCGCTTTTTTTCGTAGAACTCAGCCAACGTGTTTAAACGAGACCAGAAATACTCTGAAGAAGTCTTAAGAGTAGCTAAACATCCTACACGAACTTCTCACCGGGGTGTTGCCCTACATTCTCACTGagtataattgaaatattataacgCTCTTGACGTGTTTAGGGTTCATCCGCTCCGATTTCACAGTTGATATTTCGCAAGCATTGCGGGTTACTGTACATAAACACCGAAATATTCATCGAATACGCAGGCTGTGGAGGAACTGGTGGAATTATGGACTATTCCACTATTTACATGTTGGGAGAGCAGGGCACTGCATCCAGAGAGAAATTCACTAAATTCGCTTCATTTCATGTGATGGAACAATTTAATCCCTAACCAGTATCCCTCCATTTGCGTAAAGTTATCCAAACTTGTGAAACGAGGAGAGAACGGACGGAACATCGCGATAGAGGTACGAGTATGTTGTCATAAAACTGAGAGACGTCTACTCTGCTCGACGTCGTTaggttgaattgaaaatttttcttaacggATGTCTTACTGCTTACCGGAAGAACCTTGGCCTGAGCATCGAGAGGAACGAGCGGTCGCTCCGGTGTTGGACGTGAGGCAAAGTACGCGGCGACCCCGGTCAGGACGAGAGCTCCGGCTGCACCTCCCACGTAGGGAAGGTATTCCTCCAGGTGCGACTGTAACACTGCATTTTCGAGGTCTGGTTTAAGGTCAGTATACATCGTGCTCTGTGGTACGGGAGACGGTTATGGTGCAGGATGCGATAACTGCAGTGGCGAGCGCCTTGAAGATACAGAGATGTGGTTGTCTCTTGTCTTCATCGCACGGAGGCAGTATTCCTTTATCGCGTAGACCTTGTCTGCATCTTGCTGGAAACTGGcttattataatatgtaagGTAATATGGAACCAGCTTTACGTTAACGttatcaataattttgcaacatTCATCCTAACAGCTGATCAGCCTTTCCTGAATTCCTTTTTTACACCAATCAGAGAGACAACTTCACGTCAGACAATTTTGTTCAGTAAATATCTAGTATTTCCTGCAAAATCGTTACTGCGGTGGATGTTctcttttgcttttttattgGGATACTATGTAAgcagtttctttttacaattttgttaGGGTTGTACCGCAGGCGATCGATTTTATTGATTCTTTTTACCCTCCAAACGATGCGCGTTTGGCTTGTTCCGAATATACGTGAACTTTATCTCGTACTTTTCACTTCGACTGACATTTAGTTAATTCCTACAGAAACCATTAACATTGTTAAGAAATAATAGCCGAAATCCGGCCAGCAATGCGGTTAAATCTTATTACAGCACATTTAGCAGAACTAACTATATCAAACATATCTTTTAGAGGCTCGGTTTCACGTAGAGAAATTTACAACAGTATTGTGGCCGAATTTCGAACGGAGAAACAAATCAAATAACAATATCATTTTGATGAACACCAATAttgttcttcattttcttGGGCCTAATCATCACATGTGAAAGCCATGATGTGATGCATTATTGTGGGCATAGATTGTGGGCTCTACAGGCGTAGATTATAAATGGTTTTTTAAACATAcatattttgcaaataaaGTTCGACCTTTACCAAAGACCCAAAGAGAGTGGATGATAAAACCGTAAtagttaaataaaaatcaaggaGTTTGATATTCATGTATAAACGATATAAAATGATAAagtaacaaagaaagaaactgCCGGAGCTGTGATATGTTTGCTGGAAATTCATTCAAAGTGAATCTAACCACGTGTCACGAGAATCAAGTCTCTAGATTATCCGGACTTCTACGAAACCATACAAAACCCAGATATCCTAATACTCAATTTGCGGGGGGATTACCGTGTTTATTTAATTCCAGAATACGCAAGTCACTTTTCCATGAAATAACGGAGATACATCTGCGTATCAAAACGAGTTGAATGATAAAACTGCAGGTATTCACGCTGactaaaatgaaaaacgaaccTATCCGCAACGAAACTATTGTTAGCCATTCTGTTAAAGCGACAACAACCTGCTCAAGATTTGAACTTGCATCTGACTTATAAACATGTGCGAACATAGCGGTTAGTTCAAAATTCAAAGCGATTCACCGAGGATTGATACATAACGAGAGTGGTGAAAAACTTGACGGGTTCAAGTTTCTCAGTGAGTGTACGATGTGTAAGAAAAGCTCTCTAGGACTAGGATATCATCAGTGAAGTTACTTACTAGCTGAAGAGTCAGATCAGTCTCCCTTCTTCCGTATGTTCGCTCTAAATGCAGACACAACGTACGTACGAAGGCACGAACCGAACCGTTCTATTTTCTTGTGGACGATGCGCTACGGAAGTCACGCTGTTCGGAGTCTGCAGTTTTGTTATCGGGGCGCCTTGACTTCTGCCCCTGAGTTTGGAATTAGTCAGGACGGAGGCATGATAGGCGGGTTATCGTCCTGTACTTTGAACCGTAGCGGTGTATCTCTTTTCTGCTCAGCTCGACGCCTCACTGGTACCTACGTACAACGTGTATACCCAACCTCCTGGGGTTACGTTCGCGGTATGACGTCACCGGGCTGAATCGATGCGCAGCGTCCGCGCGACCCCTGCATTGGAAAGGGGAGCCACAGCCGCATGGCTCGACGTGACGCCGCGACGGCGATAAGCCTGGCATCTCTCGTCTCGCTGCGAGGGCGACGCCGCCCAGGGTAGACGTTCGGTCAAGTGGAGGTCTGCGTTCGATAAGACAAACTACAGCGGCAATTTTGAACGTGGCATGGATTGGCGGGTATTTGAGGACTCCCTTCAGCCTCATCTTCAGGGGCTTCGACGACGGGGTCCATCGACTCCAGTTTCGGGCCGGATGGCTCCACCGCACGTTGTCGTTTTCAAAGAACTTCTTTGAACCGCGTCTGGTAAGGAATTGGGGAGTTCGCGGTGACTCGTGATGGAAGTTTTCCTGGATTTTTGCGCTTCAGAGTCCGTGAGGCGGTAATCGTCATACGTCTTTCAAGAATGTGGACGTCGGCACAGTACTGGCCGATGTTGCTTCTGGCCCTTTTCGCGACGTGTTACCTTTGGAGAACGGGAGCACCATTTTCCTGGTTGTCCACCAGAGTGCTGGCACGAGCCTCCTTCGAAGTCGATCTCACCTTACCGTCATCCGAACTCAGGGTGTCTCAACGTTTTGTGAACAAGACCGCGAGAGCAAAACACACCGTGAGAGGGCCCGCAAAGATGAATCATCGCCAACCGATCTCGAGATACATGTTGCGGCTCTACCATCGTCGGCCCGACGCTGACATCGTGCGAGCTCTTCAACCGGCTCACATCTCTTGGCCGTTGTCAAATGATGGTGGAAGAGTCCTCGAGTTCTCCGTGCCGATCACACAACCTGGGGAGGTTCTGGAAGCGGCCGAGCTTATGGGGGCCGCCGGAATGATTCTCCGTGTTCATTCGGCCGACGGATTGCCTTGGAAGGACCAAGTTCACCGGCCACGAAGAGACGATGCTTGGAGAGGATTCAATGTGACCGATGCGGTTCTCGGCCGAATCGGTGACGTACTGCGACTTCGGGTACGCGGTAGAGTTGATGGTTGGCATCGAGGCGAAGGACCGATCCTATTGCTCAGCTATAGCAAGCCGAAGAACCGAAGACCGCGGTCGACCGTCGACGAGGAACAAGGGGACGTCACTACTACGTGGAAAAACGACGCCGCCCGACGCCGGCGTCGAAACGCTTGCCGCAAACGGTCTCTGTACGTTGACTTTTCCACAATATCGTACGACGAGTGGGTCGTTGCTCCGAAGGGCTACGACGCCTACCAGTGCGTCGGAAAGTGCTTTTACCCACTAGGTGACCATCTCAGTCCTACGAAACACGCGATCGTCCAAACCCTCGTTTACGCCGCGTTTCAGGCCGCCGATGAAGCCAAAGCCAACGTCAATtctaacaacaacaataaaccCGTCGGAAGAGCGTGCTGTGTGCCAACCAGGCTCAGTGCAACCAGTCTGCTTTACATGGATGCCACGGGAACCCTGACTTACCAGTATGGATACGAAGACATGGTGGTGGCAGAGTGTGGCTGCAGATAAGAGGACAGAGTCCAGAACTGCTTTGCTTCTAATAATATTGAGATCGGTCGAATGCAAGTTCAAGCAGTGTATGAGTATCAGACACGTGTGCCGGGAACACCCAGTAGAATACGGAGCTATTTTTACCTGCGAATTTAGATTTTCTTTTGTATATACCTACCTTTGAGTTTTGACTATCCTTATTAAGTATGAGAAATACGATCTTATATCAGTACGATGAATTTCTTTACGGTGCTGATGAATGCTACGTTTAACGGAAACTTTGTGCCGAAGAGACTACATTCTCTGCGATTATTTTGAGATATTACAACATTAAATTCTTGTAGCTGGATACTTTACGATGTCGGAAAAGCCGATATTCCTATTTGTCAGTTGTCAAGCTCCTTCATCAGATATTAAATCGTAAggttttgatctaattttAACAAACATTGCGAATagttaaaatttgaatgaaaaccTCACATTATCTTAATTACATAAACTCTATTCGTTCAAATTCAGGGAAGGTTTTATCTGACTTCTACTATCGCGGTTCAAATGATTTGGAGCAATAAGCGCGAAGTGCATTACCAAATAGTTCATCATGTACGTGAGTAAAGATATAGAAGCACTAGCAAACTGGGGATGTActtgtaaataatatattttctaaataaaatgACACTGTTACTCGTAaaacaatataaatttaatcaaTCAACATAATCAGTATATATGGTACAAAAACACATAGAGGATACAGAGTGTTCTCGTACACTCGTGTAGTGTTAACTAGTTCTCGAAACACGTTGTTCATCACCGTTCCTTAACACAATACACACACAGATTATAGTAATTCACCTTATGAGAAATCTGCTCCGTATACATactcgtaaaaataaaaaatcaacagtTTTCAGTCACTATGATGCGAACACTTTTGAGCACATTTCGCTATTCTTTCTGTTCAGTAGGTACGACTTTGCCGGGGTCGAAACCCTCGACCTCCTCGTCTTTCTCAACTTATGCCTGCTCCCGGGTATCCTCTCAATCTTGTAAACGTGATGTCTGGCTGTTGACTGGGGCTGTGTGAGTCTCATGCACAACGATACTGGACCCGAAAAGTCAAGGTCGGTAGAGAGCTCGAGTTTCGGCTCAACAGTCAGCGTGAATTCCGCTGTACTTTGCACGAATTTTGAGCGAACCCTAGAGGCTCCGTGGACGGCAACACCAGCTGCCATTTCAACCAAGGACTGAGCGTTCCTCGACCAAAGACTCAGCTGCACTTGACCAGCGAGATCGAAGCTGATGGCACCCTCAGCGTCGATTTCCGTTAGGAAGCCGGAAGCCAGAGGCAACATTTCCTTGTGGTGATGTAGGGCTGCAAGTGTTTGAAAGGCTGATGTCCGAGTCGACGCTGTTCCTGACCAAACGTGGCCCATGAGCTCGCCTTGTCCAGAGAAGAAGACAAACGGGCGTATTCCAACTCCGAGAAGTGCGATTTCCATGCCGGCTGTTGCTACTTCTTCTTCAGTCGGGGTACCGGCGACTTCGTTGTCAGACGAGGAAACGAATCCGCCCAAACCACCGGCGAATAGTCCCAGGG
The Neodiprion fabricii isolate iyNeoFabr1 chromosome 1, iyNeoFabr1.1, whole genome shotgun sequence DNA segment above includes these coding regions:
- the LOC124179180 gene encoding long-chain-fatty-acid--CoA ligase 5 isoform X2; this encodes MLQSHLEEYLPYVGGAAGALVLTGVAAYFASRPTPERPLVPLDAQAKVLPGAELVRVSKFYKDSKDGKFVSYIHEDTRTLYDSFRRGAKESNNGPCLGWHEGKNKPYQWLHYNETLLRARNLGSGLIACGLVPGPQTLIGLYSQNCPEWVLTEQACYNYSLVVVPLYDTLGPDACAYIINQAEISLVVCEDDKKCNLLLDKAPRCLRKLVVMKDIRPATKQRAKNRGVELLRFDEVERLGSQKDYPEVPPRPTDLCTICYTSGTTGNPKGVMLTHQNVVAGVCAVLLQFGDHRPTAKDVMISFLPLAHMLERCCENGMYMVGGAVGFYSGDIKHLTEDMKALKPTVMPAVPRLLNRIYDKVTAELQGSFLKRMLFNMALRAKESEIKKSIVRNNSFWDKVVFKKIQDGMGGRLRLIMVGSAPLSGNVLTFARCVLGCLIVEGYGQTECCAPITLTVQGDHVPEHVGPPVACCCVKLVDVPDMEYYAVSNQGEVCVKGTNVFAGYFKDPEKTAEVIDEQGWHHTGDIGMWLPNGTLKIIDRKKHIFKLSQGEYIVPEKIENIYIRSQYVHQVFVHGESLKSCVVAIVVPDVDVVKCWASENRIPGTLSVLCANPEVKRLILDDMQAWGRESGLKSFEQVKDIYLHPDPFSVQNGLLTPTLKTKRPQLKAYFKPQLEDLYQHLA
- the LOC124179180 gene encoding long-chain-fatty-acid--CoA ligase 5 isoform X3, whose amino-acid sequence is MIRSPIDLNEQSEILKGAELVRVSKFYKDSKDGKFVSYIHEDTRTLYDSFRRGAKESNNGPCLGWHEGKNKPYQWLHYNETLLRARNLGSGLIACGLVPGPQTLIGLYSQNCPEWVLTEQACYNYSLVVVPLYDTLGPDACAYIINQAEISLVVCEDDKKCNLLLDKAPRCLRKLVVMKDIRPATKQRAKNRGVELLRFDEVERLGSQKDYPEVPPRPTDLCTICYTSGTTGNPKGVMLTHQNVVAGVCAVLLQFGDHRPTAKDVMISFLPLAHMLERCCENGMYMVGGAVGFYSGDIKHLTEDMKALKPTVMPAVPRLLNRIYDKVTAELQGSFLKRMLFNMALRAKESEIKKSIVRNNSFWDKVVFKKIQDGMGGRLRLIMVGSAPLSGNVLTFARCVLGCLIVEGYGQTECCAPITLTVQGDHVPEHVGPPVACCCVKLVDVPDMEYYAVSNQGEVCVKGTNVFAGYFKDPEKTAEVIDEQGWHHTGDIGMWLPNGTLKIIDRKKHIFKLSQGEYIVPEKIENIYIRSQYVHQVFVHGESLKSCVVAIVVPDVDVVKCWASENRIPGTLSVLCANPEVKRLILDDMQAWGRESGLKSFEQVKDIYLHPDPFSVQNGLLTPTLKTKRPQLKAYFKPQLEDLYQHLA
- the LOC124179180 gene encoding long-chain-fatty-acid--CoA ligase 5 isoform X1; translation: MYTDLKPDLENAVLQSHLEEYLPYVGGAAGALVLTGVAAYFASRPTPERPLVPLDAQAKVLPGAELVRVSKFYKDSKDGKFVSYIHEDTRTLYDSFRRGAKESNNGPCLGWHEGKNKPYQWLHYNETLLRARNLGSGLIACGLVPGPQTLIGLYSQNCPEWVLTEQACYNYSLVVVPLYDTLGPDACAYIINQAEISLVVCEDDKKCNLLLDKAPRCLRKLVVMKDIRPATKQRAKNRGVELLRFDEVERLGSQKDYPEVPPRPTDLCTICYTSGTTGNPKGVMLTHQNVVAGVCAVLLQFGDHRPTAKDVMISFLPLAHMLERCCENGMYMVGGAVGFYSGDIKHLTEDMKALKPTVMPAVPRLLNRIYDKVTAELQGSFLKRMLFNMALRAKESEIKKSIVRNNSFWDKVVFKKIQDGMGGRLRLIMVGSAPLSGNVLTFARCVLGCLIVEGYGQTECCAPITLTVQGDHVPEHVGPPVACCCVKLVDVPDMEYYAVSNQGEVCVKGTNVFAGYFKDPEKTAEVIDEQGWHHTGDIGMWLPNGTLKIIDRKKHIFKLSQGEYIVPEKIENIYIRSQYVHQVFVHGESLKSCVVAIVVPDVDVVKCWASENRIPGTLSVLCANPEVKRLILDDMQAWGRESGLKSFEQVKDIYLHPDPFSVQNGLLTPTLKTKRPQLKAYFKPQLEDLYQHLA
- the LOC124179203 gene encoding uncharacterized protein LOC124179203, which gives rise to MWTSAQYWPMLLLALFATCYLWRTGAPFSWLSTRVLARASFEVDLTLPSSELRVSQRFVNKTARAKHTVRGPAKMNHRQPISRYMLRLYHRRPDADIVRALQPAHISWPLSNDGGRVLEFSVPITQPGEVLEAAELMGAAGMILRVHSADGLPWKDQVHRPRRDDAWRGFNVTDAVLGRIGDVLRLRVRGRVDGWHRGEGPILLLSYSKPKNRRPRSTVDEEQGDVTTTWKNDAARRRRRNACRKRSLYVDFSTISYDEWVVAPKGYDAYQCVGKCFYPLGDHLSPTKHAIVQTLVYAAFQAADEAKANVNSNNNNKPVGRACCVPTRLSATSLLYMDATGTLTYQYGYEDMVVAECGCR